In the Flagellimonas sp. HMM57 genome, one interval contains:
- a CDS encoding ABC transporter permease, with protein sequence MLKLFFKIAIRYLFKNKLYSFINIFGLAVGVASFVLIMLYVNYEKSYDKFEGSENVYRTYMDYIEGDTFVPGDAMTYNLSGPTLKNEFPEVLDYVRFYFFEKMTFQVGNRILEQPSGSLVDHSYFNIFSYPLLKGDKASALEKPYSIVLSKSFAEKLFGDENPIQKTISAFQDGREAILTVTGVMEDVPKNTHYRNSFLISYETEKTWTDFGPRAHELNWNQNNYYTYLKLAPNTNTTILRRKIIDSDIEENEDERHNIEPIEEIHLYSNKPYEVSANGSATRVKFLTAIAFIILILSWLNYVNLSTTKSMERAKETGVRKVAGANKPQLIFQSLMESTLLNLFAIGIALVLVFILLPVYNNLTHKDLSLELSNILDLLPYFAFILLGMLLAGLYPALVLSRYSPAKALKGKIRASAAGLNLRKGLIITQFLATIVLLIGTIVVTKQINYLESKPIGTNLNQIVALKGEVIATKADSLIINDFKVLEGELKKFPFVEKTAIAQTYPGDRFENLNSSRGILLPNGEREDTKVYYVYFAQPDYFELADIKFLAGRTFLPSSEMAGRQVVINETFLKTMGFSSPEEVLNKTMKFYGDEWQISGVIQDYYHFGLKSPVLPTVIRYGNGVSNLLVKFDESATSIAGFESAIGKLKNKWEQVFPKSTFNYTFLDEKFEAQYEEDKAFGTAFQVFTFLAIIIASLGLFGLTSYTVVQRKKEIGIRKVNGATITQVLTLLNKDFVKWVGFAFIVAIPISWYAMNQWLEGFAYRTTLSWWVFALAGVSALLIALITVSWQSFQAAVANPVESLRDE encoded by the coding sequence ATGCTCAAACTATTCTTTAAAATCGCTATACGATACTTATTCAAAAACAAACTGTATTCCTTTATCAACATTTTTGGATTAGCTGTTGGTGTGGCTTCCTTCGTTTTGATAATGCTCTATGTGAATTACGAAAAGAGCTATGATAAGTTCGAAGGTTCGGAAAACGTCTACAGAACTTATATGGATTATATAGAAGGGGATACTTTCGTTCCTGGCGATGCCATGACCTATAATCTTTCGGGTCCTACCCTAAAAAACGAATTTCCAGAAGTACTTGATTATGTCCGCTTTTATTTTTTCGAAAAAATGACCTTTCAGGTCGGTAATCGCATATTGGAGCAACCTTCGGGATCACTTGTCGATCATTCTTATTTCAATATTTTCAGTTATCCACTGCTCAAGGGGGATAAAGCATCAGCCCTGGAAAAACCGTATTCCATAGTGTTATCAAAGTCATTTGCGGAAAAATTATTTGGCGACGAAAATCCTATCCAAAAAACAATATCGGCCTTTCAAGATGGGCGGGAAGCAATACTCACGGTTACTGGGGTCATGGAAGACGTACCAAAAAATACGCACTATAGAAATTCGTTTTTGATTTCTTACGAGACCGAGAAAACCTGGACAGATTTTGGCCCAAGAGCGCACGAGCTCAACTGGAACCAGAACAATTACTATACGTATTTAAAATTAGCCCCCAATACAAATACAACTATTCTTCGCCGGAAAATAATCGATAGTGATATCGAAGAAAATGAAGATGAACGACATAATATAGAGCCCATTGAAGAAATCCATTTGTATTCCAACAAGCCTTATGAAGTTTCTGCCAACGGAAGTGCCACTAGGGTAAAGTTTTTAACTGCCATTGCATTTATTATCCTAATTCTTTCATGGCTCAACTACGTGAACCTTTCTACCACAAAATCCATGGAAAGGGCGAAGGAAACAGGGGTGCGAAAAGTGGCGGGGGCCAATAAACCCCAATTGATTTTCCAGTCGTTAATGGAGTCCACCCTGCTTAATCTCTTTGCTATAGGCATTGCCTTAGTTTTGGTATTCATTTTACTTCCAGTCTACAACAATCTAACCCATAAAGACCTTAGTTTGGAGCTTTCCAATATCCTTGACCTCTTACCATATTTTGCCTTTATTCTGCTTGGTATGTTATTGGCTGGACTCTATCCAGCATTGGTCTTGAGCAGGTACTCCCCTGCAAAGGCTCTAAAAGGAAAAATTCGTGCTTCCGCAGCTGGTTTAAACTTAAGAAAGGGGTTGATCATTACACAGTTTTTGGCCACGATCGTACTGCTCATAGGCACTATCGTGGTGACCAAACAAATCAATTATTTGGAAAGCAAACCTATTGGGACAAATCTCAATCAAATCGTTGCTCTAAAGGGAGAAGTAATCGCCACCAAGGCGGATTCTCTAATTATCAACGACTTTAAGGTTTTGGAAGGAGAGCTAAAAAAGTTCCCCTTCGTGGAAAAAACTGCTATTGCCCAAACCTATCCTGGTGATCGTTTTGAAAACTTAAATTCTTCCCGTGGAATTCTCCTTCCCAACGGAGAACGGGAAGACACCAAAGTATACTACGTTTACTTTGCTCAGCCTGATTATTTCGAGTTGGCAGATATTAAATTCCTAGCAGGCAGAACATTTCTCCCATCTTCAGAAATGGCCGGCAGACAGGTCGTAATCAACGAAACATTTTTGAAGACCATGGGATTTTCTTCACCTGAAGAGGTCCTGAACAAAACGATGAAATTTTATGGGGATGAATGGCAAATCTCGGGTGTAATACAGGATTACTATCATTTTGGATTGAAAAGTCCTGTGCTGCCGACAGTCATACGTTACGGTAATGGGGTAAGCAACCTTTTGGTCAAGTTTGACGAATCGGCAACCTCTATTGCAGGTTTCGAATCAGCGATTGGAAAGTTGAAAAACAAGTGGGAACAGGTTTTTCCAAAAAGTACGTTTAACTACACGTTTTTAGATGAAAAATTCGAAGCCCAGTACGAGGAGGACAAAGCATTTGGCACAGCTTTCCAGGTTTTCACCTTTTTGGCCATCATTATCGCTTCTCTGGGACTTTTTGGACTCACCTCCTACACTGTGGTTCAGCGAAAAAAGGAAATTGGTATTCGCAAAGTCAATGGTGCGACCATTACACAGGTACTTACACTTTTGAACAAGGACTTTGTGAAATGGGTCGGTTTCGCCTTTATTGTTGCAATACCCATCTCCTGGTACGCTATGAATCAATGGTTGGAAGGTTTTGCATATCGAACTACGCTTAGCTGGTGGGTATTTGCCCTAGCAGGAGTGTCGGCACTTTTAATTGCTTTGATTACAGTAAGCTGGCAAAGTTTTCAGGCAGCGGTTGCCAATCCAGTGGAATCTTTGAGGGACGAATAA
- a CDS encoding ABC transporter permease, with amino-acid sequence MIKNHFKIAWRNLIKNKTFSLLNIIGLSVAFGTAILLSMAGFFDLSYDKFHTNANTIYQVYSVKQSTKGPLPSDSHPAPLVEAIKNEVPGIEKATRYLQEETIVSFKEKEINMDAVWVDADFFNMFTFPSIKGKVKNPLEQLAAAVITEDTANRLFGTVEAVGKTIHLLIDGKDRPFTVSAVVADNLPQSTLEFEIAVRFEKHGDYQRNKDIWGAKYHSVYVQLADSGNPELFEEATRSFIAINLKRQLENAKRDGASPNSDGQFFKLELLPLKDVHFTIYRNGSAEVSRARPYLVLGIALLILFIACVNFINMSIAKSGQRLKEIGMRKTLGAKRKQLFLQFWFESLFLFSISLVFGTILSLLLIDEFKTVFQTNVSFDLILSTTYILGFLVAVLLITLFVGGYPAFLLSKLGTLQSLKGKVDISGKNSVRDVLMILQFGIAILLISGTLVLRSQLEFMREKDLGFNKKYVLSFPLDGKMDSHKAVELLRNELASNPDILEITAADNNLGYGKDGSVSKSMMGFEYKNRVVNTNTLVVDYDYVETLDLEIVAGRNFNKGFAKDSLSVVINESMAKEFGEEDPLIAHVNVTDSISYPVIGVVKDYNFENLDKTIEPMTIFLRPDWGLYYAYVKVSSSNMSKSYDAIEKAWAKIEPNATFLGSFLDENINRTFRKEERMTTMITSGSILAIALSCIGLFAISLLIVNERTKEIGVRKVIGASVVNITILLTKDFLKLVGISFLIASPIAWYFIKSWLQDYPFKIDLDITFFLIAGLLATGIALLTVGGRTVKAATQNPIKSLRTE; translated from the coding sequence ATGATAAAAAATCATTTCAAAATAGCTTGGAGAAACTTAATTAAAAACAAAACATTTTCCCTATTGAATATCATAGGGTTATCTGTCGCTTTTGGAACTGCAATTCTTTTGTCCATGGCGGGTTTTTTCGACCTTTCTTACGATAAATTCCATACGAATGCGAACACCATTTATCAAGTCTATTCTGTAAAGCAATCCACAAAAGGGCCACTACCCAGTGATAGCCACCCAGCTCCCTTAGTTGAGGCTATAAAGAACGAAGTGCCAGGGATTGAAAAGGCTACACGGTATTTACAGGAAGAAACCATTGTATCCTTTAAGGAAAAAGAAATAAACATGGATGCGGTTTGGGTTGATGCCGACTTCTTTAACATGTTTACCTTTCCATCGATTAAAGGAAAAGTAAAAAATCCCTTAGAACAACTAGCAGCCGCAGTAATTACAGAAGATACCGCGAACAGACTTTTTGGAACGGTTGAAGCGGTAGGCAAGACGATACACCTGCTTATCGATGGAAAAGACCGCCCTTTCACGGTTTCTGCCGTAGTCGCCGATAATTTACCACAAAGTACTTTGGAATTTGAAATAGCGGTACGGTTTGAAAAGCATGGAGATTACCAAAGAAACAAGGATATTTGGGGCGCAAAGTACCATAGTGTTTACGTTCAACTGGCAGATAGCGGAAATCCTGAACTTTTTGAAGAAGCTACTAGATCTTTCATAGCTATCAATCTAAAACGACAACTTGAAAATGCAAAACGGGATGGAGCATCACCCAATTCAGATGGACAGTTTTTTAAGTTGGAACTTCTCCCACTAAAAGATGTTCATTTTACTATATATAGAAATGGTAGTGCTGAAGTTAGTAGGGCAAGGCCCTATTTGGTATTGGGCATTGCATTGCTAATACTCTTTATCGCCTGCGTAAACTTTATTAATATGAGCATTGCCAAGAGTGGGCAACGACTTAAAGAGATTGGTATGCGAAAAACCCTCGGTGCCAAAAGAAAACAACTATTTCTACAGTTTTGGTTTGAAAGTCTTTTTCTTTTCTCCATATCACTGGTTTTTGGTACAATTTTGAGCCTTCTACTTATTGATGAATTTAAAACAGTCTTTCAGACCAATGTCTCTTTTGATTTGATACTATCAACAACCTATATTCTTGGTTTTTTGGTCGCTGTATTGTTGATAACACTTTTTGTGGGTGGGTATCCAGCATTCTTGTTAAGTAAATTGGGTACACTACAGTCCTTAAAAGGAAAAGTCGATATTTCTGGCAAGAACAGCGTACGTGATGTTTTAATGATATTGCAATTCGGTATTGCTATTTTATTGATTTCGGGAACCTTGGTTTTACGTAGTCAATTGGAGTTTATGCGCGAAAAAGATTTAGGGTTTAATAAAAAATATGTGCTTTCCTTTCCGCTTGATGGAAAAATGGATAGTCACAAAGCGGTTGAACTACTTCGCAACGAATTGGCAAGTAACCCCGATATTCTAGAAATAACCGCAGCTGATAATAATCTTGGGTATGGTAAGGATGGAAGTGTATCTAAGAGTATGATGGGTTTTGAATATAAAAATAGGGTCGTGAACACTAATACGTTAGTGGTGGATTACGACTATGTTGAAACTCTGGATTTAGAAATTGTTGCCGGTAGAAATTTTAATAAAGGGTTTGCCAAAGATAGTCTGAGCGTAGTAATCAATGAAAGCATGGCTAAAGAATTTGGGGAAGAAGACCCTTTAATAGCACACGTAAATGTAACTGATTCAATCAGCTATCCTGTAATTGGTGTGGTCAAGGATTATAATTTTGAAAACTTAGACAAGACCATTGAGCCCATGACGATTTTTTTACGGCCAGACTGGGGGCTTTACTATGCCTATGTAAAAGTTTCGTCTTCCAATATGTCCAAATCTTATGATGCGATTGAAAAGGCTTGGGCAAAAATCGAACCCAATGCCACTTTTTTAGGTTCGTTTTTGGATGAAAACATCAATAGAACATTTAGAAAAGAAGAACGTATGACCACCATGATAACAAGCGGTTCAATTTTAGCGATTGCATTAAGCTGTATCGGACTCTTCGCAATCTCATTATTAATTGTGAACGAACGAACCAAAGAAATAGGGGTTAGGAAAGTCATCGGGGCTAGTGTTGTCAATATTACAATCTTATTAACAAAGGATTTCTTAAAATTAGTAGGCATTTCCTTTTTAATCGCTTCGCCAATAGCGTGGTATTTTATAAAGTCGTGGTTACAGGACTATCCTTTTAAAATAGATTTGGACATCACTTTCTTTTTAATAGCTGGTCTATTGGCCACGGGTATAGCTTTACTTACTGTTGGTGGAAGAACTGTAAAAGCGGCCACACAAAATCCAATAAAAAGTCTGCGAACTGAATAA
- a CDS encoding ABC transporter permease, with protein MFKNYLKIAWRNLTKNKGYTIINVGGLALGMAVTLIIGLWINDELTHNKYFKNKHKIGQIFQSQTFNNNTGTGPAIPLPLEPTLREKYNDNFDLLVMSSWTNQQYLEYKETNIARFGNFMQVDAPELLEIKIVKGEKDGLREVNAIMLNESTANALFGSENPIGKVIKVNSEHDMMVTAVYEDMPYNSSFNELQFMMPWKHYVTTNEWIQNSLDNWGNNSFQLFVKIADNTTMERVTNTIIDVKKNSSEDNAEFNPKIFLLPMEDWYLRNNFENGKQVGGRIKYVWLFGIIGIFVLLLACINFMNLSTARSEKRAKEVGIRKSIGSQRGQLINQFLSESFLVVVFAFFISVLIVLMSLNGFNELSRKEIEFPWGNLSFWMISFVFILFTALLAGSYPALYLSSFRPVDVLKGTFKAGKYSGLPRKILVVLQFTVSVAFIIGTVIVMQQINHAKNRPIGYDKEGLIQVPTFSEDFTGKYDLMREQFLASGAIVEMSSSSSPTTRIWSNRSGFDWEGKPEGFQEDLAWTEVSPEYAKSLNLKIVQGRDFDRNMATDSLAVLINETAVKYMGFENPIGQLIRDSDEEDPDPPLKIIGVVEDMIAQSPYEPVKQGMYVYDREDESSYYNMRLNPNQSANQNIAIIERVFKDNFPSIPFQFDFIDEEYNEKFAAEQRVGTLSGIFTALAILISCLGLFGLTSFVAEQRTKEIGVRKVLGASVFNVWNMLSKDFLKLVIISCFIAVPIAYYVMNGWLQEYPYRVILKWWIFALAMLGAMGVTVLTVSFQAIKAAKSNPIKSLRTE; from the coding sequence ATGTTCAAGAACTATCTAAAAATCGCTTGGCGAAATCTAACAAAAAATAAAGGTTACACCATCATCAATGTAGGTGGTTTGGCATTGGGTATGGCCGTAACGCTTATAATTGGCCTTTGGATAAATGATGAACTAACGCACAATAAATATTTTAAGAACAAGCATAAAATTGGTCAAATATTTCAATCACAGACCTTTAACAATAATACGGGTACTGGACCTGCCATCCCGCTTCCTTTAGAGCCAACTTTACGAGAAAAATACAACGACAACTTTGACCTTTTGGTCATGTCTTCATGGACCAATCAACAGTATTTAGAATACAAAGAAACCAATATTGCCCGGTTTGGAAATTTTATGCAAGTCGATGCTCCCGAATTATTAGAGATTAAAATCGTGAAAGGGGAAAAAGATGGCCTTAGGGAAGTAAATGCGATTATGTTGAACGAATCTACAGCAAACGCACTCTTTGGTTCGGAAAATCCTATTGGCAAAGTCATTAAAGTAAACAGTGAACATGACATGATGGTTACCGCAGTCTATGAAGATATGCCATACAACAGTTCGTTTAACGAACTACAATTTATGATGCCATGGAAACACTATGTAACAACAAACGAATGGATACAAAATTCCTTGGATAATTGGGGTAACAATTCTTTTCAGCTATTTGTTAAAATTGCGGACAACACTACCATGGAACGAGTAACCAACACTATTATAGATGTAAAGAAAAATTCAAGTGAAGATAATGCGGAGTTCAATCCGAAAATTTTCTTGCTCCCTATGGAAGACTGGTATCTTCGAAATAACTTTGAGAATGGCAAACAAGTTGGTGGACGCATAAAATATGTTTGGCTTTTTGGAATTATTGGAATCTTCGTACTCCTTTTGGCCTGTATCAATTTTATGAACCTTAGTACCGCTAGATCAGAAAAACGGGCCAAAGAAGTTGGTATTAGAAAATCCATAGGATCGCAAAGGGGTCAATTAATCAATCAGTTTTTAAGTGAGTCCTTTTTGGTGGTTGTTTTCGCTTTTTTCATTTCGGTTTTAATTGTGTTGATGTCTCTCAACGGGTTTAATGAACTTTCCAGAAAGGAAATTGAGTTTCCTTGGGGAAATCTTTCATTTTGGATGATTTCTTTTGTCTTTATATTGTTTACCGCCTTATTGGCCGGTAGTTATCCCGCTTTGTATCTTTCTTCATTCAGACCTGTAGATGTATTAAAAGGAACTTTTAAAGCAGGGAAATATTCCGGTTTACCAAGAAAAATTCTAGTTGTCCTTCAATTTACCGTTTCGGTGGCCTTCATCATTGGAACGGTTATTGTAATGCAGCAAATTAACCATGCGAAAAATAGGCCCATTGGTTATGATAAAGAAGGTTTAATTCAGGTGCCAACATTCAGTGAAGATTTTACTGGAAAGTATGATCTTATGCGAGAGCAGTTCCTCGCTTCGGGAGCTATTGTTGAAATGTCTTCGTCCAGTAGCCCAACAACAAGAATATGGTCCAATAGGAGTGGTTTTGATTGGGAAGGAAAACCGGAAGGTTTCCAAGAAGATCTCGCTTGGACCGAAGTATCCCCAGAATATGCAAAATCATTAAATTTAAAAATAGTACAAGGCCGCGACTTTGATAGAAACATGGCAACCGATTCCCTAGCGGTACTCATCAATGAAACCGCCGTCAAATACATGGGTTTTGAAAATCCTATCGGGCAACTGATACGGGACAGTGATGAAGAGGACCCTGACCCGCCATTGAAGATAATCGGCGTGGTAGAGGATATGATAGCTCAATCACCTTACGAACCTGTTAAACAAGGCATGTACGTATATGATCGGGAAGATGAGTCAAGTTATTACAATATGCGTTTAAACCCAAATCAAAGCGCCAACCAAAATATCGCCATCATTGAACGTGTATTTAAGGATAATTTTCCTTCAATTCCTTTTCAATTCGATTTTATTGATGAGGAATACAACGAGAAATTTGCTGCAGAGCAGCGCGTTGGAACTTTATCGGGAATCTTTACTGCACTCGCTATTTTGATAAGCTGTCTTGGTCTATTTGGGCTAACTTCTTTTGTGGCAGAACAGCGCACTAAAGAAATAGGTGTCCGTAAAGTATTGGGAGCATCTGTATTCAATGTTTGGAACATGCTGTCCAAAGACTTTTTAAAATTGGTTATAATCTCATGTTTTATTGCTGTACCCATAGCTTATTACGTAATGAACGGGTGGTTGCAAGAGTATCCCTATCGGGTCATTTTAAAATGGTGGATTTTTGCGTTGGCTATGTTAGGAGCTATGGGAGTTACAGTTTTGACCGTAAGCTTTCAAGCGATAAAGGCCGCAAAATCCAACCCGATAAAGAGTTTGAGAACGGAGTAA
- a CDS encoding ABC transporter permease, producing the protein MFKNYIKIAWRNLLKNKQQTIINLLGLTVGTVSCLGILLYVFAQFGYDEHHEDAAAIFRVETIIERDGKESFDTAAASPPIAFALKEDFPEVQEATRVVLTDLFYSNLIGAAESEDAYYEPRVYLADSTFFKVFAYKFLEGNPETALNEPNALVLSSYLANKMFGKQKALGKAVTWGSGEDSQTLTVKGVFDESHAKSHLNPNYIVSMSTPGLGQFVRNFESFATNNFVYSYVKLVASGNANSIQRKLPNFIKDRGAKDLSNAGMTNKQLLLKNVRDIHLYSAGRENQIHEVSNIKYLYFLLTLAFFIQLVACINFINLSTARASKRAKEIGVRKVVGAGKNSLIGQFMGESLLLSLFAMLISIPITILLLPLLNDLAQANLVISDLLNWKILALLAVLGVFTGLVAGIYPAIVLSSIKPVKALKSVTILQSGSGTFRKALVVFQFIVSISLVATVIIVTQQFRFAQTKDLGFKKDNLIALRIGTDAASSKFESLKSAFLNVPGISNVSSGNYAPSEVVLSDNGLYLPGGNRENNTIVKRNGVSDGYFKTMNIPLLKGRDFTVADTTDQIIVNQATLKAFNIKEENALNSLLVQSFGDETFEMRIIGVVADYHFASIKQKIAPLFLYKEESPNWLFLKTQTTDYGQLLANAELQWKSIVKNVPFDYVFVDKEVERLYDEEKRLGQISMVFTTLAILISCLGLFGLVSYVAEQKKKEIGIRKVLGASVNSVVQLLTKDFIKLVGIAFLIASPIAYYFMQRWLEDFSYRIDIQWWVFLLAGGFALIITFMTVGFQSLKSAVANPVKSLRTE; encoded by the coding sequence ATGTTCAAAAATTATATAAAAATTGCATGGAGAAACTTATTAAAAAATAAGCAGCAGACCATTATCAACCTTTTAGGTCTTACGGTTGGAACCGTTAGCTGTCTTGGTATACTCTTATATGTTTTTGCTCAATTTGGATATGATGAGCATCATGAGGATGCTGCCGCTATTTTTAGGGTAGAAACAATCATTGAAAGGGACGGTAAAGAAAGTTTTGATACCGCAGCGGCTTCTCCACCCATAGCTTTTGCATTGAAAGAGGATTTTCCCGAAGTTCAGGAAGCTACAAGGGTCGTATTGACGGATTTATTTTATAGCAACTTAATTGGAGCTGCAGAAAGTGAAGACGCCTATTATGAACCCAGGGTCTATCTTGCCGACTCTACCTTTTTTAAAGTGTTTGCCTATAAGTTTCTTGAAGGAAACCCAGAGACCGCTTTGAATGAACCCAATGCATTGGTACTCTCTTCCTATTTGGCAAATAAAATGTTCGGCAAGCAGAAAGCCCTAGGCAAAGCAGTCACTTGGGGAAGTGGGGAAGATTCACAAACATTGACCGTTAAAGGGGTTTTTGACGAATCGCATGCCAAATCGCATTTGAACCCGAACTATATCGTTAGCATGAGTACCCCTGGTTTGGGTCAGTTTGTCAGAAACTTTGAAAGTTTTGCAACCAACAATTTTGTCTATTCTTATGTAAAACTAGTTGCCAGCGGGAATGCAAACAGTATTCAACGCAAACTTCCCAATTTCATTAAAGACAGAGGTGCAAAAGACCTTTCCAATGCAGGAATGACCAACAAGCAGCTACTTCTAAAAAACGTGCGCGATATCCATCTGTATTCCGCAGGTCGTGAAAATCAAATTCATGAGGTCTCCAACATTAAATACTTGTACTTTTTGTTGACATTGGCATTTTTTATCCAGTTGGTGGCCTGTATCAATTTTATCAACCTAAGCACGGCTAGGGCAAGTAAAAGGGCAAAGGAAATTGGGGTCCGCAAAGTGGTAGGTGCCGGAAAAAACAGTTTGATAGGGCAGTTTATGGGAGAATCCCTTTTGCTTTCATTGTTCGCGATGCTCATCAGCATTCCAATAACCATTTTATTGCTACCCTTACTGAATGATTTAGCCCAAGCCAATCTTGTGATTTCCGATCTGTTAAATTGGAAAATATTGGCCTTATTGGCTGTACTCGGAGTTTTCACAGGACTCGTTGCGGGTATATATCCGGCTATAGTGCTTTCTTCAATTAAACCGGTAAAAGCCCTTAAAAGCGTAACAATATTGCAATCCGGAAGTGGAACGTTCAGAAAAGCACTTGTGGTCTTTCAATTTATAGTTTCCATCAGTCTTGTGGCTACCGTAATTATTGTGACCCAACAGTTCAGATTTGCACAGACCAAAGACCTTGGTTTCAAAAAGGACAATCTCATCGCACTGCGTATCGGCACAGATGCTGCATCGAGCAAATTCGAGTCCTTGAAATCCGCATTTTTGAACGTTCCGGGCATATCGAACGTCTCTAGCGGAAACTATGCCCCTTCGGAAGTAGTGCTATCCGACAATGGGCTTTATCTACCTGGCGGGAATCGTGAAAATAATACCATTGTAAAACGTAACGGCGTTAGTGATGGTTATTTCAAAACAATGAACATTCCACTACTCAAAGGAAGGGACTTTACCGTTGCTGACACTACGGACCAGATTATCGTGAATCAGGCTACGTTGAAAGCGTTCAACATCAAAGAGGAAAATGCCTTGAACTCTTTATTGGTTCAAAGCTTTGGAGATGAAACATTCGAAATGCGAATTATTGGGGTAGTGGCAGATTACCATTTTGCTTCAATAAAGCAGAAAATTGCACCACTGTTCCTGTATAAGGAAGAATCCCCAAATTGGTTGTTCCTCAAAACCCAAACCACCGACTATGGGCAATTGCTTGCAAATGCTGAGCTACAGTGGAAAAGTATTGTGAAGAACGTACCTTTCGATTATGTATTTGTTGACAAAGAGGTCGAAAGACTTTATGATGAAGAAAAGCGTTTAGGTCAAATATCAATGGTCTTCACGACCTTGGCCATACTCATAAGCTGTTTGGGGCTTTTTGGTCTTGTATCTTATGTGGCAGAACAAAAGAAAAAAGAAATTGGCATACGAAAAGTACTCGGGGCCAGTGTGAACTCCGTAGTACAATTATTGACAAAGGACTTTATCAAACTGGTGGGTATTGCCTTTTTAATAGCTTCGCCAATAGCATACTATTTTATGCAAAGATGGTTGGAGGATTTTTCGTATCGTATCGACATACAATGGTGGGTATTCTTGCTTGCCGGAGGTTTTGCACTTATAATAACTTTTATGACCGTTGGGTTCCAATCCTTGAAGTCTGCCGTTGCAAACCCTGTAAAGAGCCTGAGAACAGAATAA